One genomic segment of Chitinophaga sancti includes these proteins:
- a CDS encoding alginate export family protein, which translates to MLQFLKVCITATIAAILLLLTTLVYGQGFKLMRFDEKYDSSSKGIKYIPLGHDNSYLSFGGEARVEYADFHNEDWGQQGIGHNTFWLQRYDVHADLHFSSSIRLFAQLRSGWENGRKNGPRPIDEDHLNVQNLFVDVSMAGQRSVYSEQKFLSQYRYSIFQNRYTG; encoded by the coding sequence ATGCTACAATTCCTGAAAGTCTGTATCACCGCGACAATCGCAGCCATCCTGTTATTGCTCACAACCCTTGTTTATGGGCAGGGGTTTAAGCTCATGCGCTTTGATGAGAAATATGATTCATCCAGCAAGGGTATCAAATACATTCCGCTCGGCCATGATAACAGCTATCTCTCCTTTGGTGGAGAAGCGCGTGTTGAATACGCAGACTTCCACAACGAAGATTGGGGACAACAGGGCATTGGCCATAATACTTTCTGGCTACAGCGCTACGATGTGCATGCAGACCTGCACTTTTCCTCTTCTATAAGATTGTTCGCACAACTTCGGAGCGGTTGGGAGAATGGCCGTAAAAACGGTCCCCGCCCTATAGATGAGGATCACCTGAATGTGCAGAACCTCTTTGTAGATGTCAGCATGGCTGGCCAGCGTAGTGTATACAGTGAACAAAAATTTCTCAGTCAATACAGGTATTCAATATTTCAAAACCGGTACACTGGTTGA